TAGAATCATAAAGCTGCTCTCCAGCCTCGCGTCTTCTTAAACAGCTGAAAACTGTGGCGTGTATAGCAGCAACACTTTTATCGACGTTTgtattatttacttttggtactaGATGTTTGTCAGCATGGTTACAAAGGTAGTCTTGGATTGTTCTTATGTTTTTTATGTATTTTACGTATTTGTTTTTTGCAGGATCTAAAGTCATGTACTTTGCGCGAACCGCAAATCTTTCCATGTGTTTGTCCTCGTTTGTGATGTATAACATGAACGGTATGATTGATGGATGTTTTTTCATTAACCCCATCTGCATTTTGAAACAAATTAACACGAACTGATGTCCAAAACGATAAAAATGTTAAAACGGATTAGATATTATTATACCACAAAGTTGAGGCTCAGGTGAACACCCTCTACAACGACCGattcttttctttcttcccaTGCGGTGATGAGTCGATCAAGGCTATCGATGACCATTTCACTTTGTGCCTTAAAgccctcgattgccatttgtttAGGGCTAATCAAGTCAACTGTGGTCAAACCCTCGTGTGGTAGTGGTGATGAAGTATCAAATGGGGCACTCTTAAATTGCGGTTGAGGTGAAACACTTCCGTTTTTCTGTGCTTTTCTTTTGGCTTTTGCTTCGGAAACTGCCACTACATCTAGATGTTCTCCCGCATGGTACGTAGAAGACCAGAGCAGGGGATTTTGTTTTTCATCAACAAAACTTCTCATCATGTGCCGAATGGAGTCTGTGGATACAACCGTTGTGATCCCTAATCTGCTAGCCTGCACAACCAATTTGATGGCTCAAAACCTGAATAACATAATCAAATGAAACAAATATTGAAAAAAACAACTGCTTTCTCAATCTTGGCGGTTTTTATTGCGTTGTGTTGCACAAAAAAAGTCAGAAGGTCACTAATCATTTTCTCCTATAGAATGCGTTCGACATTGACATTAGTTAAGAATCTTACAATAAGATCAAGAGTGCAATCGGTTATCTTGGAAACATTAGTAAACATAGAAGAACAAACGGTTGGTTTATATGCCCGAGGGTACAAAACTAAGAAAGGATTATGAAGTGTCGATTTACCAGCAAAGCGGACAATGTAGATTTGCCACATCCACTGGTACCACAAAGTAACACCGTCACGGATTCTTTTCTTTCCCGGATTCTGTAATCCAGAAAGAAAATCGTATTAAACTACGCTAATCATCCCAACAACATTCAAACACACGCATGCGCAAACACACCAACAAAAAGACAATGTTAGAATAACGGTATTTCCAAATATGATCTCATTAACATATTGCATACATTAACTAAAGGAAAGATTATACCTGCAAGCCAAGACCAAATCAGCCCTCTGATTAGGACCAACATACTTGTATTCAGCCAGAGCATCACAAACAACATCTACGAATCGTCTCCTTTTGACGATAACGGTTGTGAGTTTTTTGTAACATTCAAAAGGTATGCTACTTAATTTATCATCATCCTTTAACACAGTGTTGTTGCTACCTCCCCCTTCCTTACTCCCAGTATGAACTTTCAAGAAATCTTTTCCGGTTTTAATCACACCCATAGCTGCTAAAGTATCCCCTAAACATTCTGTTCTCATAATTTCAAAAACCCTCTGACTAATCTGCTCAAACAAACATATAATTAATATAAACAACTTGCATAAGATTTAAAGCATCACAATGCTACGATCATGGGCAGAGGGTCAAGAGGGTCCGCTGACCTCAACTGCGAGAATTTGTTAGGAATTTTATACATAAAAAAGAGAtttcttttagaaaaaaaaaaacatgatttaGACTCTTTAGTCGTAGAGGATAGTGAACAGTGGTGGATCCAGGATTTCTTTTCAGGGGCAATCTGTGGGCTTAACCAAACTTTTAAGGGGTTGAACTTTTTGTATAAGATTTAAATCATCACAATGCTACAATAAAGAGGCAGAACCAGAGAGAGGTCAAGAGGGCCCGCTAAACTCAATCCGGGATTTGTTTTCAGGGGGCAATCCGTGGGCTTAACCAAACTTGTCTTAAAATAAGACTACAGTTCTTTTTTTTCAACTATTAGTGGAGAGATCCTATAATGATCTGATAAAGAAAAAAGTTCTGGTTCTGTCACTTATTCCATCCCACTTTCTGGTTGGAATAATTGACTTTTGAAGAAGATGGGTGCATGAATTAGAAGAAAACTAGAAAAGAATAAATACCTTGAAGGCGTGACGTGCTTTACAACCCATTAACTGCAAGGTGCTCTGAAGAACATGACGTGTGTACCTAAAACATAACTCTTCTTCATTCGCATCATCATCCTCCACCACGATGTACAACAATTTACCCACCTCCATCTCtgccaaaaagaaaaaaaaaattatattattattattattatttgaattagAATATAATTAAAGCGGGAAATAGGGGCAATGCAGATTCTTCCTTCCTTACGTGAGAATAGAATAGAAAaggtgtatgtatgtatgtatgtatcatCAAAATTCTTCAGGAATGATAGAAGGGAGATAGAGCCATATTAAATATAAACAGAGGGAGTAGTGGAAATGTGAGAAGGGAGGGGGGGTTGCATTGCAGAGGGATGTGgacattgttgttgttgttgtctggcACCTGCTTCCACGCATCAACGTCTTCAACACTCCACGAGTCGTCTCCCCCTCTCTCTTCTtgtttctttctctctctctctctctctctagaattgtTCGTTTGTTTGAAAAGAAAATGTGAAATTGATTTTACGATGAATTTGGTGTGAAGCGTTCAAACGGAATGAATGACAAACCCTATGGATTCAGAACAATCACGACTAAATAATTTGGACCCATTTGTTGTTTACGGGTATTTAAATAAATCTTCTTCGTTGCCACAATTTCCACAAAAGACTTTTTCTTTTTATATATGAACGTAGTTTTAATATATGAACGTAGTTTTAATTTATTTGATTAGTATTCCATTCCTTTTATTATTATACATCAACTTAACTTACAAATGTTGAAAGTAGAGAAAAGGAAATTAAACTTATAATTTAGTTAAATGAAATAATGACGACTTAAACTTAGTCGTGTCCTCTCTCTCATtcataagggtgtaaggggtgctcacctaataggtgagtcccccctcttacacGTAACCAAACAGAATAagtcacgtcaactcccctctaacactctcctaatacccctttttgatggcggcactcccctattaggggagttggttttttttttttttttttctaaaataatgcatgtttacaaattaaaaaaagattaataaaaataaaaattaaataaaagacatttcattaaattaaaaaaaaaacattcgaactagaaaaaaaatacattcaacctagaaaaatataaaaacaaactactcgtcatccgaatcaacttcaaggtgaggcaaatctaaacttccgagatgctcaacgagatcgtgttttagcctccaatgcgtgtcttcgtcaatgagctccgtataggctgtatcatcgaagacgggttcgactggaggatcttgaatatgaaccggtgctatcgcccttccgtcgtcttttataatcatgttgtgtaaaataaggcacgtatacacgatggaccttatctttctcaccgttttcgaacgcattggacgatttagtattcctcacttcgactttaacacaccaaacgcccgttccacatcttttcttgtggcctcgtgttgcctcttgaactttttttcgttcgggtcgtgtggatatggaaaagacttcacaaacacggaccaggtagggtagatcccatcagtaagataatacccgcgtttgtataagtggttgttcacttgaaatggacaatttggcgccgttccgtttcgttgagcaagaaataacggagattgttgcagcacgttgatgtcgttttgtgaacccgctggcccacaaaaagcatgccaaatccacaaatcttgagacgctaccgcttctaacataaccgtcgggtattgatgatcgcctctcatgtattgtccacgcaattctgtggggcacattctccagacgaagtgtgtacaatccagactccctaacataccaggtaggtgatgcctctcctcatgagcctgatacaatagcgcgatgtcgtggctcgttggtctacgtaggAATTCACCGTCATACCTTTTACATaccgtctcgcagaaatattcaaagcactcacgagaggtcctttcagacatatttaaatactcgtccccctcgtctggtgggttaccggttgcaagttgtttaattgccgaagtaaccttttgcaacggtgtaaagcttttcttcattctcccg
Above is a window of Helianthus annuus cultivar XRQ/B chromosome 14, HanXRQr2.0-SUNRISE, whole genome shotgun sequence DNA encoding:
- the LOC110904278 gene encoding P-loop NTPase domain-containing protein LPA1 homolog 2 — encoded protein: MEVGKLLYIVVEDDDANEEELCFRYTRHVLQSTLQLMGCKARHAFKISQRVFEIMRTECLGDTLAAMGVIKTGKDFLKVHTGSKEGGGSNNTVLKDDDKLSSIPFECYKKLTTVIVKRRRFVDVVCDALAEYKYVGPNQRADLVLACRIRERKESVTVLLCGTSGCGKSTLSALLASRLGITTVVSTDSIRHMMRSFVDEKQNPLLWSSTYHAGEHLDVVAVSEAKAKRKAQKNGSVSPQPQFKSAPFDTSSPLPHEGLTTVDLISPKQMAIEGFKAQSEMVIDSLDRLITAWEERKESVVVEGVHLSLNFVMGLMKKHPSIIPFMLYITNEDKHMERFAVRAKYMTLDPAKNKYVKYIKNIRTIQDYLCNHADKHLVPKVNNTNVDKSVAAIHATVFSCLRRREAGEQLYDSTTNTVSVVNEEYRNQCIANSLSSKGMFQLIQRQGSSRNLMALLNDDGSVAKVWPVHSVDADGKPVIGHPDYGPLQIGKAEPVNLQFGNFGISAWPTDLGCTSQASSVDESRGELTDNGSRYPSCCSSPKASDGPSPSKELKEEQSVYGSDEEGDDNLEADSDEDLSDDGKEHMLEEMEGSVDEESTKSDEEYDDLAMQDIQENDYFTEDEFVQKHNLITATQHDTVITNYHGDKYSQNLDRFLGAKSEPSWDSVQPNPSIMKEKRVVLSGSLKVNRRSHSISCFGRDVSLSVTPDDGYCYTIS